From Drosophila nasuta strain 15112-1781.00 chromosome X, ASM2355853v1, whole genome shotgun sequence, one genomic window encodes:
- the LOC132796510 gene encoding ubiquitin carboxyl-terminal hydrolase 39, which translates to MAQTEPEAKRVKLETKPKTLLEDDETPSVFNPKYRVCPYLDTINRNLLDFDFEKLCSISLTRINVYACLVCGKYFQGRGTNTHAYTHSVGEAHHVFLNLHTLRFYCLPDNYEIIDSSLDDIKYVLNPTFLRNEINKLDQIQPKHSRTVDGVLYLPGVVGLNNIKANDYCNVVLHALSHVSPLRDYFLREQSYASIKRPPGDSMFTLVQRFGELMRKMWNPRNFKAHVSPHEMLQAVVLWSSKRFQITEQGDPIDFLSWFLNTLHRALKGNKQPNSSILYKIFLGEMKIYTRKIPPVELDDAAKQQLLATDEYKHQVEHTNFIYLTCDLPPPPLFTDEFRENIIPQVNLYQLLGKFNGSAEKEYKTYKDNFMKRFEITRLPQFIILYIKRFTKNTFFLEKNPTIVNFPIKNVDFGDILGMKQRDKSLNDTKYNLVANIVHDGDPKKGTYRVHILHKANGQWYEMQDLHVTEILPQMITLTESYIQIYERSADP; encoded by the exons ATGGCGCAAACAGAACCAGAag CAAAGCGCGTCAAATTGGAAACGAAACCGAAAACGCTCTTGGAAGACGATG AAACGCCATCGGTGTTCAATCCCAAGTACCGTGTGTGCCCGTATCTGGACACCATCAACCGGAATCTACTCGATTTTGACTTTGAGAAACTCTGCTCCATCTCGCTGACGCGCATAAACGTTTACGCCTGCCTCGTGTGTGGCAAGTACTTCCAGGGGCGTGGCACCAACACACACGCCTACACACACTCGGTGGGCGAGGCGCATCATGTGTTCCTCAATCTGCATACGCTGCGCTTCTACTGTCTGCCCGACAATTATGAAATCATTGATTCATCCCTGGATGACATTAAATACGTGCTGAATCCCACCTTTCTGCGCAATGAGATCAACAAACTGGATCAAATCCAGCCCAAGCATTCACGCACAGTTGATGGTGTACTCTATTTGCCCGGTGTCGTGGGCCTAAACAACATCAAAGCAAATGACTACTGCAATGTGGTGCTTCATGCCTTGTCCCATGTGAGTCCGTTGCGGGATTACTTTCTCCGAGAGCAGAGCTATGCTAGCATTAAGCGACCACCGGGCGATTCCATGTTCACGCTGGTGCAACGCTTTGGGGAACTAATGCGAAAGATGTGGAATCCTCGCAATTTCAAGGCGCACGTTTCGCCCCATGAAATGCTCCAAGCAGTCGTGCTGTGGTCAAGCAAACGTTTCCAGATCACCGAACAAGGAGATCCCATTGATTTCCTCTCATGGTTTCTGAACACACTGCACCGTGCACTCAAGGGCAACAAGCAGCCGAACTCGTCAATTTTGTACAAGATCTTCTTGGGTGAAATGAAGATCTATACACGGAAAATTCCGCCCGTCGAATTGGATGATGCAGCCAAGCAGCAGTTGCTCGCCACAGATGAGTACAAGCATCAGGTGGAACacacaaatttcatttatctAACCTGCGatttgccgccgccgccgctgttTACGGACGAATTCCGGGAGAACATCATACCGCAGGTGAATCTCTATCAGCTGTTGGGCAAATTCAATGGCAGCGCCGAGAAAGAGTACAAAACATATAAGGATAATTTTATGAAGCGTTTCGAGATCACACGACTGCCACAATTTATCATATTGTATATCAAGCGCTTCACCAAGAACACATTCTTTCTGGAGAAGAATCCGACCATTGTCAACTTTCCAATCAA AAATGTGGACTTTGGCGACATACTGGGCATGAAGCAGCGCGACAAATCGCTCAACGACACCAAATACAATCTGGTTGCTAACATTGTGCACGACGGCGACCCCAAGAAGGGCACCTATCGTGTCCACATTCTGCACAAGGCGAATGGGCAATGGTACGAGATGCAGGATCTGCATGTTACAGAAATTTTGCCACAGATGATTACGCTAACCGAGTCCTACATACAGATCTATGAGCGCAGTGCGGATCCCTAA
- the LOC132796323 gene encoding uncharacterized protein LOC132796323, protein MAEHSTSYEQECQRAELLGIQPPDQAEFERLRSERIEQQLAEQEAAEANALEQQEEQLRGAGGKLDELNSILSSTQQRLNRFKQTACGSLSNIFARGGSFSGASGTAGSMDIPGSSQEEEQQQQPPVQRQPQPMAPPTAAQVSAAKAAQQKRMDGQLDKLDALINKADNAQLAMSEQTKQMRRMAK, encoded by the exons ATGGCCGAGCACAGCACAAGCTACGAGCAGGAATGCCAACGTGCTGAATTGCTGGGCATCCAGCCGCCAGATCAAGCTGAGTTTGAGCGACTTCGCAGCGAACGCATCGAACAGCAGCTGGCTGAGCAGGAGGCAGCCGAGGCGAAT GCCTTGGAACAGCAGGAGGAACAGCTACGTGGCGCTGGTGGCAAACTGGATGAGTTGAATAGCATTCTATCGAGCACACAGCAACGCTTGAATCGCTTCAAGCAGACAGCATGCGGCAGTcttagcaacatttttgcccgTGGCGGCAGCTTTAGTGGTGCCAGTGGCACAGCCGGCTCCATGGACATACCTGGAAGTAGCCAGgaagaagagcagcagcagcagccgccagTGCAACGGCAGCCACAGCCAATGGCACCGCCAACGGCGGCCCAAGTGAGCGCCGCAAAGGCAGCGCAACAAAAACGCATGGATGGACAGTTAGACAAGTTGGATGCGTTAATCAATAAGGCAGATAATGCCCAACTGGCGATGAGTGAGCAGACTAAGCAGATGCGTCGCATGGCCAAGTGA